Proteins from one Heterodontus francisci isolate sHetFra1 chromosome 42, sHetFra1.hap1, whole genome shotgun sequence genomic window:
- the ndufb8 gene encoding NADH dehydrogenase [ubiquinone] 1 beta subcomplex subunit 8, mitochondrial — translation MAMSSCWLRSLSRGLRKSLQPAGSLAWARAASGLSKDMLPGPYPRTPEERAIAAKKYNMRVEDYEPYPDNGMGFGDYPKLLDRSQQERDPWYVWDEPDLRRNWGEPMHWDFDMFIRNRVDTSPSPVDWITMVKHLGGFVGFMLFMFFVGELFPSYQPVAPKQYPYNNLYLENGGAPDNELPEVNNYKI, via the exons ATGGCGATGAGCAGCTGCTGGCTTCGCTCCCTGAGCAGAGGCTTAAGGAAGAGCCTGCAGCCAGCGGGGAGCTTGGCCTGGGCCCGGGCTG CCTCCGGCCTTTCTAAGGACATGCTGCCAGGTCCGTATCCCAGAACACCAGAGGAAAGAGCAATAGCAGCAAAGAAGTACAATATGAGGGTCGAAGATTATGAGCCGTACCCTGATAATGGAATGGG ATTTGGTGACTACCCAAAACTGCTGGACCGGTCGCAACAAGAGCGAGACCCGTGGTACGTTTGGGACGAACCTGATCTGCGAAGAAACTGGGGTGAACCG ATGCACTGGGATTTCGACATGTTCATTAGGAATCGTGTGGACACCTCTCCAAGTCCTGTGGACTGGATTACTATGGTTAAACATTTGGGTGGCTTTGTAGGCTTTATGCTGTTCATGTTCTTCGTTGGGGAGTTATTTCCTTCATATCAGCCTGTG GCTCCTAAACAGTATCCCTACAATAACCTGTACCTGGAGAATGGAGGAGCACCTGACAACGAGCTTCCCGAAGTGAACAATTATAAAATATGA